Proteins encoded within one genomic window of Jiangella mangrovi:
- a CDS encoding DNA polymerase ligase N-terminal domain-containing protein produces the protein MESDGDRPAFVLHEHRRPRHHFDLRLEEGGVLRSWAVPRGLPREPGENRLAVEVPDHDLDHLGYEDADKSVADTGWWEEHDRTERRMLFTLHGRGGAARYALIRTGTDWLLRRTLDQPPSGDESS, from the coding sequence GTGGAGAGTGACGGGGACCGGCCGGCGTTCGTGCTGCACGAGCACCGCCGGCCCCGTCACCACTTCGACCTGCGGTTGGAGGAGGGCGGCGTCCTGCGCTCGTGGGCCGTGCCCCGCGGGCTGCCGCGCGAACCGGGCGAGAACCGGCTCGCCGTCGAGGTGCCCGATCACGACCTCGACCACCTCGGCTACGAGGACGCCGACAAGTCCGTCGCCGACACCGGCTGGTGGGAGGAGCACGACCGCACCGAGCGGCGCATGCTCTTCACCCTGCACGGCCGCGGCGGCGCCGCCCGGTACGCGCTGATCCGCACCGGCACGGACTGGTTGCTGCGCCGGACCCTCGATCAGCCGCCGTCCGGTGACGAATCGTCGTGA
- a CDS encoding VOC family protein, with product MSQKITPFLWFDDDAEEALTLYTSIFDDARITSLSRYGEGGPFPAGTLQSATFELAGQEFMALNGGPHDEFNDAISLFVSCETQEEIDRYWDALLADGGKATQCGWLKDRFGVSWQVTPVQLLQYLSDPDPEKAGRTAAAMMSMVKLDLHALTAAYEGRP from the coding sequence ATGAGCCAGAAGATCACGCCGTTCCTGTGGTTCGACGACGACGCCGAAGAGGCGCTCACCCTGTACACCTCCATCTTCGACGACGCCCGCATCACGTCGCTCAGCCGTTACGGCGAGGGCGGCCCGTTCCCCGCCGGCACCCTGCAGTCGGCGACGTTCGAGCTGGCCGGGCAGGAGTTCATGGCCCTCAACGGCGGCCCGCACGACGAGTTCAACGACGCCATCTCGCTGTTCGTGAGCTGCGAGACGCAGGAGGAGATCGACCGCTACTGGGACGCCCTGCTCGCCGACGGCGGCAAGGCCACCCAGTGCGGCTGGCTGAAGGACCGCTTCGGCGTGTCCTGGCAGGTGACGCCGGTGCAGCTGCTGCAGTACCTCAGCGACCCGGATCCCGAGAAGGCCGGCCGCACCGCCGCCGCGATGATGTCGATGGTCAAGCTCGACCTGCACGCCCTCACGGCCGCCTACGAAGGCCGCCCTTGA
- a CDS encoding zinc-binding dehydrogenase has product MIETRAAVLWRLGDAPPYASGSALTVESLTLAPPDAGELLVRVEAAGLCHSDLSVINGSRPRPTPMVLGHEAAGVVEEVGPGVIDVAPGDHVVMTFVPSCGHCVECAGGRPAMCVVGAAANGAGRLVAGGTRFGRSGVEFAHHLGVSAFAERTVVSRGSVVVVPDSVPFDVAAMLGCAVLTGFGAAVNTAGVRPGESAVVFGLGGVGLSAVMGAALAGAHPVVAVDTVASKLELAQSLGATAVLDPGAVDDLVEAVRSATGGGADHAFECVGSAAVLETAFAVTARGGSTVAVGLPDPSHRSSLPAVTLTGEGRVLRGSYMGSAAPARDIPRLIRLWEAGKLPIEQLRTGVIGFDGLAAAFDELAAGRAVRQLLRPTAA; this is encoded by the coding sequence GTGATCGAGACCCGCGCAGCGGTGTTGTGGCGACTGGGTGACGCGCCTCCGTACGCCAGTGGTTCGGCGCTGACGGTGGAGTCGTTGACGTTGGCGCCGCCCGACGCCGGTGAGCTGCTGGTCCGTGTCGAGGCGGCCGGGCTCTGCCACTCCGACCTGTCCGTCATCAACGGCAGCCGGCCGCGGCCGACGCCCATGGTGCTGGGGCACGAGGCGGCCGGCGTGGTCGAGGAGGTCGGTCCCGGGGTCATCGACGTCGCGCCCGGCGACCACGTCGTCATGACGTTCGTGCCGTCGTGCGGCCACTGCGTCGAGTGCGCCGGCGGTCGCCCGGCGATGTGCGTGGTCGGCGCGGCCGCCAACGGCGCCGGCCGGCTGGTCGCCGGCGGCACCCGGTTCGGCCGCTCCGGCGTGGAGTTCGCCCACCACCTGGGCGTGTCGGCGTTCGCCGAGCGCACCGTCGTGTCGCGCGGCTCGGTGGTCGTCGTCCCTGACAGCGTGCCGTTCGACGTCGCCGCGATGCTCGGCTGCGCGGTGCTCACCGGCTTCGGCGCCGCCGTCAACACGGCGGGCGTCCGGCCGGGGGAGTCGGCGGTCGTGTTCGGGCTGGGCGGGGTGGGGCTGTCCGCGGTCATGGGCGCCGCCCTGGCCGGCGCGCACCCCGTCGTCGCCGTCGACACGGTGGCGTCGAAGCTCGAGCTGGCCCAGTCGTTGGGGGCGACCGCTGTGCTGGACCCCGGTGCGGTGGATGACCTGGTGGAGGCAGTGCGCTCGGCGACCGGGGGTGGTGCCGACCACGCGTTCGAGTGCGTCGGCAGCGCCGCCGTCCTCGAGACCGCGTTCGCCGTCACCGCCCGCGGCGGCTCCACCGTTGCCGTCGGCCTGCCCGACCCCTCCCATCGCAGCTCGCTCCCCGCCGTCACCCTCACCGGCGAGGGCCGCGTGCTGCGCGGCTCCTACATGGGCTCGGCCGCGCCGGCGCGCGACATCCCCCGGCTCATCCGCCTCTGGGAGGCGGGCAAGCTGCCGATTGAGCAGCTCCGCACCGGCGTCATCGGCTTCGACGGCCTCGCCGCCGCCTTCGACGAGCTCGCCGCCGGCCGCGCCGTACGCCAGCTCCTCCGCCCCACCGCCGCGTAG
- a CDS encoding amidohydrolase family protein: protein MFDVHTHCHQPEHWGPEWRAHWAPVYGQEEAHAFTPEEYDEAMKGVSVACVFGLRATAAGVATPNEYVEWFCKNTSTNTIGFMALDPTDSDVLDQLADGVARGLRGIKLYPVLSLFDARDERFDPFYEAATAAGLVILWHMGATPSPAGSLMVSQPLVVDEVARRHPDLTMVMAHMGHPWQREAMVVCRKNRRVFTDVSASWARPFDGYHALVRAQEWGVVDKLLFGSDFPIWTPAQAVEGLREIAAMRPPTMPYVLPSTLDWLIDGDPREALGLL, encoded by the coding sequence ATGTTCGACGTCCACACCCACTGCCACCAGCCCGAGCACTGGGGCCCGGAGTGGCGGGCCCACTGGGCGCCGGTGTACGGACAGGAGGAGGCGCACGCCTTCACGCCCGAGGAGTACGACGAGGCGATGAAGGGCGTCTCCGTCGCCTGCGTCTTCGGCCTGCGGGCGACGGCGGCCGGAGTGGCGACGCCGAACGAGTACGTCGAGTGGTTCTGCAAGAACACCAGCACGAACACCATCGGGTTCATGGCGCTGGACCCGACGGACTCGGACGTGCTCGACCAGCTGGCCGACGGGGTCGCCCGCGGGCTGCGGGGCATCAAGCTGTACCCCGTCCTGTCCCTGTTCGACGCACGGGACGAGCGGTTCGACCCGTTCTACGAGGCGGCGACGGCGGCCGGCCTGGTGATCCTGTGGCACATGGGCGCGACGCCGAGCCCGGCCGGGTCGCTCATGGTCAGCCAGCCGCTGGTCGTCGACGAGGTTGCCCGCCGGCACCCCGACCTCACCATGGTCATGGCGCACATGGGTCACCCGTGGCAGCGCGAGGCCATGGTCGTGTGCCGGAAGAACCGGCGGGTCTTCACCGACGTGTCCGCGTCGTGGGCGCGCCCGTTCGACGGCTACCACGCACTGGTCCGCGCGCAGGAGTGGGGCGTGGTCGACAAGCTGCTGTTCGGCTCGGACTTCCCGATCTGGACACCGGCCCAGGCCGTGGAGGGACTCCGCGAGATCGCGGCGATGCGCCCGCCGACCATGCCGTACGTGCTGCCGTCGACACTGGACTGGCTGATCGACGGCGACCCGCGCGAGGCGCTGGGGCTGCTGTGA
- a CDS encoding IclR family transcriptional regulator, with amino-acid sequence MRPVARTTRRTSVDDDRPASANYHANALARGLALLELLSNGDEPLTLVDISESTGLPKSTLVRLLAVLAEMEYIVRVDERPSYRLGHKVLRLSNAYMSSLDLSVVADRYLAPLAVRTGQTANLGMLDGEQVIHVGVHEPDRPIRFRASPGVRDHGYCTGLGKMLLSRLPVDRLAEHVPPDPFTKFTDDTITTLDELARELRLIERRGYAFDDNERSVGLRCVAVPVEVDGECLAAVSVSGPSGEFGPDRQQFYLERLNETAAELAGDPDTAAAMRIVHSSLRPAR; translated from the coding sequence ATGAGACCTGTCGCGAGAACAACCCGGCGGACGTCGGTCGACGACGACCGGCCGGCGTCGGCCAACTACCACGCGAACGCGCTGGCGCGCGGGCTCGCGCTGCTGGAACTGCTGTCCAACGGCGACGAGCCGCTGACACTGGTGGACATCAGCGAGTCGACCGGCTTGCCGAAGAGCACGCTGGTCCGGCTGCTCGCGGTGCTGGCGGAGATGGAGTACATCGTCCGCGTCGACGAGCGCCCTTCGTACCGGCTCGGGCACAAGGTGCTGCGGCTGTCGAACGCGTACATGTCCTCGCTGGACCTGTCCGTGGTGGCCGACCGCTACCTCGCGCCGCTGGCCGTGCGCACCGGGCAGACGGCGAACCTCGGCATGCTCGACGGCGAGCAGGTCATCCACGTCGGCGTGCACGAGCCGGACCGGCCGATCCGGTTCCGCGCCAGCCCCGGCGTCCGCGACCACGGCTACTGCACCGGCCTGGGCAAGATGCTGCTGTCGCGGCTGCCCGTGGACCGGCTGGCCGAGCACGTGCCGCCGGACCCGTTCACCAAGTTCACCGACGACACCATCACCACGCTCGACGAGCTCGCCCGCGAGCTGCGGCTGATCGAGCGGCGCGGCTACGCGTTCGACGACAACGAGCGCAGCGTCGGCCTGCGCTGCGTCGCCGTCCCGGTCGAGGTCGACGGCGAGTGCCTGGCGGCGGTCAGCGTCTCGGGCCCGTCCGGCGAGTTCGGCCCGGACCGCCAGCAGTTCTACCTCGAGCGGCTGAACGAGACGGCGGCCGAGCTGGCCGGCGACCCCGACACCGCCGCCGCCATGCGCATCGTCCACAGCTCGCTGCGTCCCGCCCGCTAG